In Candidatus Defluviilinea proxima, a single genomic region encodes these proteins:
- a CDS encoding O-antigen ligase family protein, translated as MKKIQSFSSERSRQIVWGSVALILSFSGGYFVAFAGVEGVVRLIQFIVLIGATLLILRRPYWGLVFIVASLPLLDILPSIPFASSVVSLLGIVTLGAHLLSRTTHREKSFHWSASLVWGCLLVFWIIVSNPSASLLPGTDDRNWAFTFIQLWLLAWLAAQMLDTPSKHRTLIWVFSIAVLLSAVYALTQGNIGQSLKLSDRAEGLAGGANSAARYFVVGLVFIVYLRATTKKSVVSFFLLLGLGLVIIATFYTVSRTGLLLLFSAIGLSAIQRFAKYQIQAVIGFVMAFLIIWLFADNILTIIGTISSSIREGTDTVGLRYNLWRAGWRMWLDHPVHGVGIGQFVERLASYGSDLLEPRRLRLGAHNMYVQVLAETGLVGFFLFLAMLISTIREIWTLRNLSDPSIITLAQTWFIVFVIMLLGGLTKHDHYDKLIWIMVGIGIGLQDRKNGFDENR; from the coding sequence ATGAAAAAGATTCAATCATTTTCCTCTGAAAGATCGCGACAAATCGTTTGGGGTTCGGTGGCGCTCATTCTCTCCTTTAGCGGGGGATACTTTGTCGCATTTGCCGGGGTGGAAGGTGTGGTACGCCTGATCCAGTTCATTGTGTTGATCGGGGCAACACTGTTGATCCTGCGTCGTCCATATTGGGGGCTTGTTTTCATTGTTGCCAGTCTCCCCCTGCTCGATATTTTGCCTTCCATCCCTTTCGCATCTTCGGTAGTCTCTTTGTTGGGGATTGTCACGTTGGGTGCACATTTGCTTTCACGCACAACTCACAGGGAAAAAAGTTTCCACTGGAGTGCCAGCCTGGTCTGGGGATGCTTGTTAGTATTTTGGATCATTGTCAGTAATCCGTCGGCATCTCTTTTGCCGGGCACAGACGATCGTAATTGGGCATTCACGTTTATCCAACTCTGGTTATTGGCGTGGCTGGCGGCCCAAATGCTTGATACACCTTCCAAACATCGAACCTTGATATGGGTGTTTTCCATAGCGGTATTGCTCTCTGCTGTGTATGCGCTAACACAAGGAAATATTGGGCAGAGTTTAAAACTGTCTGACCGTGCAGAAGGATTGGCCGGTGGTGCGAATAGTGCCGCACGTTACTTTGTAGTGGGTTTGGTCTTTATTGTTTATTTGCGCGCTACAACAAAAAAATCGGTGGTGAGTTTTTTTCTTCTTCTTGGATTGGGGCTTGTTATCATTGCCACTTTTTACACAGTGTCTCGTACGGGTTTATTGTTGCTTTTTTCGGCGATCGGCTTATCAGCCATTCAACGCTTTGCGAAGTATCAGATTCAAGCAGTGATCGGATTTGTCATGGCTTTTTTGATCATTTGGTTGTTTGCCGATAATATTCTGACTATCATAGGTACGATCTCTTCATCAATCCGCGAAGGTACCGATACCGTGGGGCTTCGCTATAACTTATGGCGGGCTGGGTGGCGTATGTGGCTTGATCACCCGGTACATGGAGTGGGTATTGGGCAATTTGTAGAGCGATTGGCATCGTATGGTAGCGATTTGCTGGAGCCACGTCGTTTACGTTTGGGTGCGCACAATATGTACGTGCAGGTTTTAGCTGAGACGGGTCTAGTCGGTTTTTTTCTGTTTTTGGCAATGCTTATCTCTACAATTCGTGAAATATGGACACTCCGAAATTTAAGCGATCCATCCATTATTACACTTGCCCAAACCTGGTTCATTGTGTTTGTTATCATGCTTCTTGGTGGTCTGACCAAACATGATCATTATGATAAATTGATTTGGATTATGGTTGGGATAGGTATTGGCTTGCAGGATAGAAAAAACGGTTTTGATGAGAATCGCTAG
- a CDS encoding glycosyltransferase family 2 protein produces MTSPEVTILTAARNASPFIGETIANMQAQTFRNWEYIIVDDASEDDTVEVVARFAAQDGRIRLLRRNQPGGPFAAANAGLHEAQGRYIVRIDADDLSPVYRIEHQLQFLRSHPQFRACITPWRSFDGGGMIRGSQQKLPMTPNGLKWYLILRSFASHSSFTIERAALLEVDGYQELPAAQDYRMMCRLSRLGWLGMMPEVLSFVRRHESRISRTSGNVQQGLALDVLDEHLKELTGQAWQKEEINTLWMAGQARQMSLHAGIALMERWRSLWVDLEDLERSEKDELWFLFHYHKWMFLHANLRAQPFSVLREMMRGLPFRLVQNTKAGWDYFLSVSDGKLSTGRDKLEGLLYLL; encoded by the coding sequence ATGACCTCTCCTGAAGTAACGATATTGACCGCGGCCCGCAACGCAAGTCCGTTCATCGGGGAAACGATCGCGAACATGCAGGCCCAAACCTTCCGTAATTGGGAATACATCATTGTGGATGATGCATCAGAGGATGACACAGTAGAGGTTGTCGCAAGGTTTGCGGCGCAGGATGGGCGCATCCGTTTATTGAGGCGGAATCAGCCCGGAGGTCCGTTTGCCGCGGCGAATGCTGGTTTGCACGAAGCGCAAGGCAGGTATATCGTCCGTATCGATGCGGATGACCTGTCGCCTGTGTATCGCATTGAGCATCAGCTTCAATTTTTGAGATCGCACCCTCAATTTCGCGCCTGCATTACACCATGGCGATCCTTCGATGGGGGAGGCATGATCCGCGGGAGTCAGCAAAAACTGCCTATGACCCCCAATGGGCTCAAGTGGTATCTCATCCTGCGCAGTTTCGCCTCTCATAGTTCCTTTACCATCGAACGGGCCGCATTGTTGGAAGTGGACGGGTATCAGGAACTGCCAGCAGCACAGGATTACAGGATGATGTGCCGCCTCTCTCGTTTGGGCTGGCTGGGGATGATGCCCGAGGTATTGTCTTTTGTCAGAAGGCATGAGAGCCGCATTTCACGCACATCTGGCAATGTACAACAAGGATTGGCGCTTGATGTTCTCGATGAGCATTTAAAGGAACTTACCGGACAGGCCTGGCAAAAAGAAGAGATCAATACCCTTTGGATGGCTGGGCAGGCACGGCAAATGTCCCTTCACGCTGGGATCGCTCTGATGGAGCGTTGGCGTTCGCTTTGGGTAGACCTTGAAGATCTGGAGCGTAGTGAGAAGGATGAACTTTGGTTCCTGTTCCATTACCACAAATGGATGTTCCTTCACGCCAACTTAAGAGCACAACCCTTTTCTGTATTGCGGGAGATGATGCGGGGTTTACCTTTCAGGCTTGTGCAAAATACAAAAGCAGGTTGGGATTATTTCCTTTCTGTATCAGACGGAAAGCTCAGCACCGGGAGAGACAAACTTGAAGGTCTGCTTTATTTGCTCTGA
- a CDS encoding glycosyltransferase — protein sequence MMRIARRIKISYIIGQLEVGGTQLQVMELLQHLDFKRFEPQVIFLSDGNARLHEKFSLLNIPIYILGRNRVGRLKTIWSLYLLLQKIKPDIVHAFSYASRAAIPVSRFLMMPRIVVSFRTDPARWVTSFDRLLVNVSDLILENSHMAVHSYNVLNGKSKAPEIRVIHNGIDIHKFDQMSKAGIALPDFCDQEQNGPVICIVSSLRPVKQLPLLINAFTLLKARIPFVSLWVVGDGDERARLEKQVANIGIKGSVTFWGERKDIPAILKRVSLGVLSSEYEGVSNALLEYMAASLPVVVTDVGGNHEVVVNGKTGILVPFGDPKSFADAMFSLIQNSELSREYGKAGRYRVEKKFNIQRMIREMEDTYFSLVRGEKIG from the coding sequence TTGATGAGAATCGCTAGAAGAATAAAAATCTCTTATATTATTGGGCAGTTGGAGGTTGGTGGTACCCAATTACAGGTAATGGAATTACTGCAGCATCTGGATTTTAAGAGATTTGAACCCCAAGTCATTTTTTTGTCAGATGGGAATGCAAGATTGCACGAAAAATTTAGTCTATTAAATATCCCGATTTACATCCTTGGTAGAAATAGAGTGGGACGCCTGAAAACAATCTGGAGTCTGTATCTATTGCTGCAAAAGATAAAGCCTGACATCGTTCACGCATTTTCCTATGCATCCCGGGCTGCCATACCTGTAAGCAGATTCTTGATGATGCCCAGGATTGTTGTTTCTTTCAGAACTGACCCAGCACGATGGGTAACTTCATTTGACCGTCTTCTTGTAAATGTATCTGATCTTATTTTAGAAAATTCACATATGGCAGTTCATTCGTATAATGTTTTGAATGGAAAATCCAAAGCTCCTGAAATAAGAGTGATACATAATGGCATCGATATTCACAAATTTGACCAAATGTCCAAGGCGGGAATTGCTTTACCTGACTTTTGTGATCAAGAACAGAACGGCCCTGTCATTTGTATTGTTTCATCATTGCGACCTGTAAAACAGTTACCCCTTTTAATCAATGCATTTACCTTGCTCAAAGCCCGAATCCCATTCGTATCCCTCTGGGTGGTAGGAGATGGGGATGAGAGGGCCAGGCTTGAGAAACAAGTTGCAAACATTGGAATAAAAGGATCTGTCACTTTTTGGGGTGAGCGTAAAGATATCCCTGCCATTCTGAAAAGAGTTTCGTTGGGGGTGCTTTCTTCAGAATATGAAGGGGTTTCGAATGCTTTGCTTGAGTATATGGCCGCCTCACTACCTGTTGTGGTAACGGATGTTGGCGGAAATCATGAAGTGGTTGTAAATGGGAAAACAGGTATTTTGGTGCCATTTGGGGACCCCAAGTCCTTTGCTGATGCAATGTTTTCCCTCATACAGAATTCAGAATTATCACGTGAGTATGGTAAGGCAGGGCGTTATCGCGTTGAAAAAAAGTTCAATATTCAAAGAATGATACGGGAAATGGAAGATACGTATTTCAGTCTTGTACGAGGTGAAAAGATTGGATAA
- a CDS encoding glycosyltransferase, translated as MDKKRILMLTSEWPTLDRPYAVPFIVRQVEFVRLAGWEVDVYHFRGAKNPFNYLHAWKQVHKRLKNGNYDLVHAQWGQSALLTLPKTKPLVVTFRGDDVNGIVGNKKQQTFLGRILQIVTRYIAKVADECVFVSRGLAERLTVDDYHIIPSGIDLNLFSIMERDNARHSLGLVLDKSIVLFVGDGNNPRKRLDLIQNAVKLAQFGGTIDFEFVYVGNIVHEQIPVYMNACDVLVLASVHEGSPNVVKEALACNLPVVSTDVGDVRERIGSVEGCVVCDDDRPETLAAGILSVLSRNKRIDGRKTVLDLDETILTQKLISVYKKAIEGK; from the coding sequence TTGGATAAAAAGCGTATCCTGATGCTCACTAGCGAATGGCCCACTTTAGATCGCCCGTATGCTGTTCCTTTCATTGTTCGTCAAGTGGAGTTTGTACGGCTGGCAGGGTGGGAAGTGGATGTATATCATTTTCGAGGTGCAAAGAATCCGTTTAATTACTTACATGCATGGAAACAAGTACACAAGCGTTTGAAGAATGGAAACTATGACTTGGTACATGCACAATGGGGGCAGAGCGCCCTCTTAACGCTTCCGAAAACCAAGCCGTTAGTTGTAACCTTTCGTGGCGATGATGTTAATGGCATTGTTGGAAATAAAAAACAGCAGACCTTTTTGGGTAGGATATTGCAGATTGTTACCCGTTACATCGCAAAAGTAGCTGATGAATGTGTTTTTGTTTCCCGTGGGCTCGCTGAACGATTAACTGTGGACGATTATCATATCATTCCATCTGGTATTGATTTAAATTTATTTTCTATAATGGAAAGGGATAATGCTCGACATTCTTTAGGGTTGGTGTTGGATAAATCTATTGTGTTGTTTGTTGGGGACGGAAATAATCCAAGGAAGAGATTGGATCTGATTCAGAATGCTGTAAAATTAGCGCAGTTTGGTGGAACTATTGATTTTGAGTTTGTCTATGTGGGAAACATTGTCCATGAACAAATTCCTGTTTATATGAACGCCTGTGATGTTTTAGTGTTGGCATCTGTCCATGAAGGATCTCCAAATGTTGTGAAAGAAGCTTTGGCATGTAATCTGCCAGTGGTTTCTACGGATGTTGGTGACGTACGTGAACGCATCGGTTCCGTTGAAGGCTGTGTTGTTTGTGACGATGATAGGCCTGAAACCTTGGCTGCCGGCATTCTAAGTGTATTAAGCCGTAATAAAAGGATAGATGGTCGTAAAACCGTGCTTGATCTCGATGAAACCATACTCACCCAAAAATTGATCTCAGTTTATAAAAAGGCCATTGAGGGAAAATAA
- a CDS encoding sulfotransferase: MVSDKKFTYTYITSFKYSGSTLLSMFLNLHPQVSTLGELYWMYPLHREKIGCSCGRVTSECPYWLSIHDAVSEISGEPWSFAAVLRPRYSESRYLNQLYLSVWDRPWMESINDKIVRLLPGYSEWFEELKRHHNAFFTGVFRATNTMCFVDESKTPWMLKYIPRFHQDHHVRIIHLFRDPRGVVASRKRKKESGTLDGWVDEWIKTEVEIELRSKMYYPEKDILLLNYDELCLSPETTWYTLLDFIGLPSYPFFGDLGKVEHHVIGNRSSFLRNGTNIVLDEKWHNELDNKELSRIQRRFEEKSPNWLLARLSPIMTLL; this comes from the coding sequence ATGGTCAGTGATAAAAAGTTTACATATACGTATATTACGTCATTTAAGTATAGCGGTTCCACTTTGCTTTCTATGTTTCTCAATCTTCACCCACAAGTTTCCACACTGGGTGAATTATATTGGATGTATCCACTGCACAGAGAGAAAATTGGTTGTTCATGTGGACGAGTAACATCCGAGTGCCCATACTGGCTCTCAATTCATGATGCTGTTAGTGAAATTTCAGGGGAACCGTGGAGCTTTGCAGCTGTTCTTCGGCCGCGATATTCAGAATCTCGTTACCTAAACCAACTTTATCTATCCGTTTGGGACAGACCTTGGATGGAATCCATTAACGATAAGATCGTTCGTTTATTGCCAGGGTATTCTGAATGGTTTGAAGAATTGAAACGTCATCATAATGCTTTTTTTACTGGTGTTTTTCGTGCAACAAACACTATGTGCTTTGTTGACGAGTCGAAAACACCATGGATGCTGAAATATATTCCAAGGTTTCACCAGGATCATCATGTAAGAATTATTCATCTTTTTCGTGATCCTCGTGGGGTTGTCGCGTCGCGGAAGCGAAAGAAAGAGTCTGGTACTCTGGATGGTTGGGTGGATGAATGGATCAAAACAGAAGTGGAAATTGAGTTACGTAGTAAGATGTATTATCCTGAAAAGGATATCCTTTTGTTGAATTACGATGAGCTATGTCTGTCACCTGAGACGACTTGGTATACATTATTGGATTTTATTGGGCTTCCCTCGTACCCTTTTTTCGGAGATTTGGGGAAGGTAGAGCACCATGTTATCGGAAATCGTTCTAGTTTTTTGCGCAATGGAACTAATATAGTTCTTGATGAGAAGTGGCACAATGAACTTGACAATAAAGAGTTGTCGCGCATTCAAAGACGATTTGAGGAAAAATCACCGAATTGGTTGTTGGCTCGTTTGTCTCCAATCATGACGCTTTTATAG
- a CDS encoding heparinase II/III family protein, whose translation MKLFDRFAVSYWRAIDLVRMAGGERNNYIKQCWKTGRWMDGLQASVYPARYLVYRWYRDLISPAEKMKYRLCLQPQEEINFTTEIPDLFVGSVEELSELFGKEDLYFDVDRHADGIFRLAGGATLSLEKLLSGGVEDVEHLHAYHRLYWAVRYARGVFCGHVNAFQSLKHDLSSWMSHSWDGDIAVATPYTTSERIASLAEVLFWLKQAGLPDSMDMIAPIKQRMYLDSIHLQENLEVRDDFNNHILNNARALYIASRMLHDMSQAEVWEKQAFELWEKYFPKLVLEDGSFAEQTSFYHLQMCRTALEYVLASRQTGREIVPDLFQCLCRMFQQADDLLRSDGSLIRSGNTSPDHSVDNFWGMLSACYAHGLLPNPPRHKIITLLTLYYSTMVDGLQNEQEGKKVVLYHQGGWAFITDTNLDVDLAAHGDPRNETHHSGDAGRGTFELWWKNMILIREPGNPTYTLNARHWYRNASGQNVSSLNGVPPGISAEYQAYLPSWYFKCQNGEWELLGEQGVKYVSYGLSRLDVSIVLTRKWFWRDERKLAMEETISGDGNYQFASSLHLGDAPWRQEGTSTFACTLGDSQVLMKLFPPQNSKVKVVPSKYAPEYGVEKDGRTLSLVGKVKLPFTWSVEWEFRP comes from the coding sequence ATGAAATTGTTTGATCGTTTTGCAGTCAGTTATTGGCGGGCGATTGACTTGGTCCGTATGGCTGGTGGCGAAAGAAATAATTACATAAAACAATGCTGGAAAACAGGCCGTTGGATGGATGGATTACAGGCTTCGGTCTATCCGGCTCGATATCTGGTATATCGTTGGTATCGAGACCTGATTTCCCCGGCTGAGAAAATGAAATATAGACTTTGCCTACAACCGCAGGAGGAGATCAATTTCACTACTGAAATCCCAGACCTGTTTGTAGGAAGTGTTGAAGAGTTGTCTGAGTTATTTGGGAAAGAAGATCTATATTTTGATGTTGACCGACACGCGGATGGGATATTTCGGTTGGCAGGTGGTGCAACCCTTTCCCTTGAGAAACTCTTGAGTGGTGGTGTTGAGGATGTAGAGCATTTGCATGCCTACCATCGCCTATATTGGGCTGTCCGTTATGCCCGTGGGGTGTTTTGCGGCCATGTTAATGCATTCCAGTCCTTGAAGCACGATCTGTCCTCGTGGATGTCGCATTCTTGGGATGGTGATATTGCTGTAGCAACACCATATACCACTTCTGAGCGTATTGCATCTCTCGCTGAAGTTTTGTTCTGGCTCAAACAAGCAGGCTTGCCTGATTCAATGGATATGATCGCTCCCATTAAACAGCGCATGTATTTGGATTCGATCCATTTGCAGGAAAACCTTGAAGTTCGCGATGACTTTAACAATCACATTCTGAACAATGCCCGCGCTTTGTATATTGCGAGCCGAATGTTACATGATATGTCGCAGGCTGAAGTTTGGGAGAAGCAGGCTTTTGAATTATGGGAGAAATATTTTCCTAAGCTGGTTCTCGAAGATGGAAGCTTTGCTGAACAAACGAGTTTTTATCACTTACAGATGTGTCGCACAGCCTTGGAATATGTTCTGGCGTCAAGGCAAACTGGACGGGAGATCGTGCCGGATCTGTTCCAGTGCCTCTGCAGAATGTTTCAACAAGCCGATGATCTGTTACGCTCGGATGGTTCATTGATCCGTTCTGGGAATACATCTCCAGATCATTCTGTGGATAATTTTTGGGGGATGCTTTCGGCTTGTTATGCTCACGGCCTTTTGCCTAATCCACCTCGCCATAAGATTATTACTTTGCTGACTTTGTACTATTCGACGATGGTTGATGGTTTGCAAAATGAACAAGAAGGTAAAAAGGTCGTTTTATACCATCAAGGTGGGTGGGCATTTATTACAGACACAAATCTGGACGTTGATTTAGCGGCTCATGGCGACCCAAGAAATGAAACACATCATTCAGGGGATGCTGGTCGAGGTACCTTTGAGTTATGGTGGAAAAATATGATTCTTATAAGAGAACCGGGTAACCCTACTTATACGTTGAACGCCCGGCATTGGTATCGCAACGCCTCCGGGCAGAATGTTTCCTCTCTCAATGGTGTGCCGCCGGGTATCAGCGCTGAATATCAGGCTTATCTTCCCTCGTGGTATTTTAAGTGTCAGAACGGGGAATGGGAACTGCTGGGCGAACAGGGCGTGAAGTATGTCTCTTACGGGTTGAGTCGTTTGGACGTCTCGATCGTCTTGACCCGTAAATGGTTTTGGCGGGATGAGAGGAAACTAGCGATGGAAGAAACTATTAGCGGGGATGGCAATTATCAATTCGCTTCTAGCCTGCATCTGGGAGACGCTCCGTGGAGACAGGAAGGCACCTCCACTTTTGCTTGCACGCTGGGAGACTCACAGGTTTTGATGAAACTCTTTCCTCCTCAAAACTCCAAAGTAAAGGTCGTTCCATCGAAATATGCACCGGAGTATGGGGTCGAAAAAGATGGGCGTACTTTGAGTCTTGTTGGAAAAGTAAAACTGCCGTTCACATGGTCTGTCGAATGGGAGTTTCGTCCATGA
- a CDS encoding glycosyltransferase family 4 protein yields MKVCFICSEYPPGKYGGIGILVQTLTRSLARRGHEVRVIGIYASDYPAPDFEEDEGVKVWRMREPRLRYFGWLLGRWRLFRVIVQWAKDGEIDLVDVPDYQGWAAGWTSLPVPVIVRFSGSASHNAKELGRSLQRLIFWIENWSMRRADFYCSESLYLAAKTNDLFDLGDKYMQVIYNPVEPRPYSPPLKRVAGKVVFTGTLNRNKGVIQLLTAWPKVKEACPTAELHIFGKDWRMEDGRSMREYLNSEFQHAIKQGVIFHGFVERDAVWDALETATVAVYPSLVEGFAIAPLEAMSVGCPVIFTDRASGPELITHGKDGFLIAPQNTEAIADAIIYILRDEQVASQLGRAGWDKIKENFSTEIVMSQNEKLFMGCVERFQSKRK; encoded by the coding sequence TTGAAGGTCTGCTTTATTTGCTCTGAGTATCCCCCGGGCAAGTATGGTGGCATCGGCATCTTGGTCCAGACACTGACGCGTTCTTTGGCCCGCAGGGGCCACGAAGTGCGGGTGATCGGTATCTATGCCAGTGATTACCCTGCCCCGGATTTCGAAGAGGATGAGGGTGTAAAGGTCTGGCGTATGCGTGAGCCGCGCCTGCGTTATTTCGGTTGGCTCCTGGGGCGCTGGCGATTGTTTCGCGTAATCGTACAATGGGCAAAAGATGGGGAGATCGACCTTGTGGATGTGCCGGATTATCAAGGTTGGGCCGCAGGCTGGACTTCATTGCCCGTGCCGGTGATAGTACGCTTTAGCGGGTCGGCATCCCATAACGCAAAAGAATTGGGGCGATCTTTGCAGCGCCTCATCTTCTGGATCGAAAACTGGTCCATGCGCCGAGCCGATTTTTACTGCTCTGAGAGTTTATACCTTGCCGCGAAAACGAACGATTTGTTCGACTTGGGCGATAAATATATGCAGGTGATCTATAACCCGGTGGAACCTCGGCCATACTCACCTCCTTTGAAACGTGTGGCGGGTAAGGTTGTGTTTACCGGCACGTTGAATAGAAACAAAGGTGTCATCCAACTGCTCACTGCCTGGCCTAAAGTAAAAGAGGCCTGCCCAACTGCAGAGCTTCATATCTTTGGTAAGGATTGGCGTATGGAAGACGGGCGGTCCATGCGGGAATATTTGAACTCGGAATTCCAACATGCGATCAAACAGGGAGTGATCTTTCACGGCTTTGTTGAACGTGATGCAGTTTGGGATGCCCTTGAAACAGCCACTGTTGCTGTTTACCCCTCTCTGGTGGAAGGCTTTGCGATAGCGCCATTGGAAGCCATGTCGGTGGGATGCCCGGTCATCTTCACGGATCGTGCCAGCGGCCCCGAACTGATAACGCATGGCAAGGATGGATTTTTGATCGCCCCTCAAAACACAGAGGCAATTGCCGATGCGATCATATATATATTGAGAGATGAACAAGTAGCGTCGCAGCTTGGCCGGGCTGGCTGGGATAAGATCAAAGAGAACTTTTCAACAGAGATCGTAATGTCCCAGAACGAAAAGTTATTTATGGGTTGTGTGGAGCGATTTCAATCTAAAAGAAAATGA
- a CDS encoding glycosyltransferase has protein sequence MLSSTLDAIARQTRLPDEIVISDSSQTDKAKQVVASFQAGNLHLQVKYVPSEYKTLPWHRWNAFQHSTGQVVFFMDDDITLIRQALQMLEQSYIELFSRHGANTIAGVGLYIVLDDGEKLRRLGSFEEKWLGISSLPSASITRGGMGIPAKSMPEDTLMEVGRLSGGAMSFRREVLKNIGHLDGLVDLFNRHIGPSEDAVLSYYARQFGRLFMLTHHLAVHPGELNAVHTVDARDGWHRGMLETWGRAHTMRWMSTNKSSYRQDWLRVSTLEILRSIWWGILRKPFSRASWSRLAGGLYGFLLTLWKWNTIPPTARLS, from the coding sequence TTGCTTTCCTCAACTTTGGATGCCATTGCCCGTCAGACACGTCTTCCAGATGAGATTGTGATCAGCGACTCATCTCAAACAGATAAAGCGAAACAGGTAGTAGCTAGTTTTCAGGCGGGCAATCTGCATCTACAAGTAAAATATGTCCCGTCTGAATATAAAACGTTGCCTTGGCACCGTTGGAATGCGTTTCAACATAGCACCGGGCAAGTCGTGTTCTTTATGGATGATGATATAACTCTTATTCGCCAAGCCCTGCAAATGTTGGAGCAGTCATATATTGAATTATTCTCTCGCCATGGAGCGAATACAATTGCCGGTGTTGGTCTCTATATTGTATTGGATGATGGCGAGAAGTTACGTCGGCTGGGCTCATTTGAGGAGAAATGGTTGGGGATATCTTCTTTACCATCTGCTTCAATTACTCGGGGAGGGATGGGGATACCTGCGAAAAGTATGCCCGAGGATACATTAATGGAAGTTGGACGCCTCTCTGGCGGCGCAATGTCTTTCCGCCGTGAAGTATTGAAAAACATTGGACATTTGGATGGTTTGGTTGATTTGTTTAACCGCCATATAGGTCCAAGTGAAGATGCAGTTCTAAGCTATTATGCGCGGCAGTTTGGCAGGTTGTTTATGCTCACGCATCATTTGGCTGTTCACCCAGGCGAACTTAATGCTGTTCATACTGTCGATGCAAGGGATGGCTGGCATAGGGGCATGTTGGAGACCTGGGGACGGGCTCATACGATGCGCTGGATGTCTACTAATAAATCATCTTATCGACAGGACTGGCTTCGAGTTTCAACCTTGGAGATCTTGCGGTCAATTTGGTGGGGTATCCTCAGAAAGCCATTTTCCAGGGCAAGCTGGTCTCGTTTGGCAGGTGGCCTGTATGGTTTTCTCCTCACATTGTGGAAATGGAATACAATTCCACCCACGGCAAGATTATCATGA
- a CDS encoding methyltransferase domain-containing protein — protein sequence MFLKFKSLFGLILSKPRSYNPKAYWIEQGETYKQKYHERFEKRLQENGYDRNIGVLMSTLHEFDFKSILDVGCGYGLYLQVIEQEFPDLDDIQGCDISLTQLEEAREFLGPDSRVKLSETDGIHLPYPDKHFDIVITYGVCIHVADNKIEDFLLEILRVARQAYIFIESSSFINEHSYFAHNYPDIFAKMGAPLEIRKELDPKHKERLYVADLR from the coding sequence ATGTTTTTAAAATTTAAGTCTCTATTCGGGTTAATACTCTCCAAACCTCGTTCATATAACCCAAAAGCCTATTGGATAGAGCAGGGTGAGACGTATAAACAGAAATACCATGAACGTTTCGAAAAACGTTTACAGGAAAACGGCTATGACCGTAACATCGGGGTCCTGATGTCCACGCTTCACGAATTTGATTTCAAGTCAATTTTGGATGTGGGATGTGGGTATGGCCTATACCTTCAAGTGATCGAGCAGGAATTCCCTGATCTTGATGATATTCAAGGATGCGATATCAGCCTCACTCAATTGGAAGAAGCTCGTGAGTTTTTGGGGCCTGACTCACGTGTCAAATTGAGTGAAACAGATGGGATACATTTGCCCTACCCTGATAAACATTTCGATATTGTGATCACGTACGGCGTTTGCATCCATGTTGCTGATAACAAGATCGAAGATTTTTTATTAGAGATCCTTCGGGTAGCCAGACAGGCATATATATTCATCGAATCGAGTTCTTTCATTAACGAACACAGCTATTTTGCTCATAACTACCCGGATATTTTTGCCAAGATGGGTGCCCCGCTGGAAATTCGAAAAGAATTGGATCCTAAGCACAAAGAAAGACTTTACGTAGCAGATCTACGATGA